Proteins encoded in a region of the Homo sapiens chromosome 9, GRCh38.p14 Primary Assembly genome:
- the SPATA31D3 gene encoding spermatogenesis-associated protein 31D3, with protein MENILCFLNSYTETGLSPDSHCLDIDLNFICLSGLGLFILYLFYMVLTLYSSPTEKNNDTQKHQGRARRKRKSVTFKDRKSLQKEAEEERKLHSFLKSFGPPVSCSPLGQHHDTTLFRRLLCPDPVCRVCNRATADIQRLLSWESLKDAAPSVSPLASSASGAESSFTLASTPSATTPEDLILSSRPKPSPPPPLILSPDLITTLADLFSPSPLRDPLPPQPVSPLDSKFPIDHSPPQQLPFPLLPPHHIERVEPSLQPEASLSLNTIFSFGSTLCQDISQAVNRTDSCARHHGPPTPSALPPEDCTVTQSKSNLTVLKTFPEMLSLGGSGGSSTSAPTTKGIDHSCPASSEFSWWQPHAKDSFSSNFVPSDFMEELLTLHSSEASLGGHSVANIIQPVNISFLSHDIPALLERQVKRRGDFLMWKENGKKPGSFPTQLRPNYQLNSSRNMLTSTAVKHDLAESFPFWASKGKLEWQHIHQQPPYSKCFEDHLEQKYVQLFWGLPSLHSESLHPTVFVQHGRSSMFVFFNGITNTSMSHESPVLPPPQPLFLPSTQPLPLPQTLPRGQSLHLTQVKSLAQPQSPFPALPPSPLFLIRVCGVCFHRPQNEARSLMPSEINHLEWNVLQKVQESVWGLPSVVQKSQEDFCPPAPNPVLVRKSFKVHVPISIIPGDFPLSSEVRKKLEQHIRKRLIQRRWGLPRRIHESLSLLRPQNKISELSVSESIHGPLNISLVEGQRCNVLKKSASSFPRSFHERSSNMLSMENVGNYQGCSQETAPKNHLLHDPETSSEEDLRSNSERDLGTHMMHLSGNDSGVRLGQKQLENALTVHLSKKFEEINEGRMPGTVHSSWHSVKQTICLPEKSHSQIKHRNLAALVSEDHRVDTSQEMSFLSSNKQKMLEAHIKSFHMKPILNLSI; from the exons ATGGAGAATATCCTCTGTTTTCTGAACAGCTATACTGAGACAGGGCTGAGCCCTGACTCACATTGTTTGGATATTGACCTCAACTTCATCTGCTTGAGTGGGTTGGGGTTGTTTATACTGTACTTGTTCTACATGGTATTGACCCTGTATTCATCACCCACCGAAAAAAATAATGACACCCAAAAG CAtcagggcagagccaggaggaaaagaaaaagcgtGACATTTAAAG ACCGGAAAAGTTTGCAGAAGGaagcagaagaggaaagaaagctaCATTCTTTTCTGAAAAG CTTTGGACCTCCTGTTTCCTGCAGTCCCCTGGGCCAGCATCATGATACCACCCTCTTTCGTCGACTGTTATGCCCAGACCCTGTCTGTCGGGTGTGTAACAGAGCAACTGCTGATATCCAGCGACTGCTGTCTTGGGAGTCCCTGAAAGATGCTGCTCCCTCTGTGTCCCCTTTGGCTTCTTCAGCTTCTGGGGCTGAGTCATCGTTCACTCTGGCTTCCACCCCCTCAGCAACCACTCCAGAAGACCTAATATTGTCCTCTCGGCCTAAGCCCTCTCCACCACCCCCCTTAATTCTCTCACCTGACCTGATCACCACCTTAGCTGACTTATTTTCACCCTCACCACTGAGGGACCCTCTGCCACCACAGCCTGTTTCTCCCTTGGATTCCAAGTTCCCCATAGACCATTCCCCACCCCAAcagcttccctttccccttctcccacCACATCACATTGAGAGAGTGGAGCCCAGCCTCCAACCTGAGGCCAGTTTGTCTCTGAACACCATCTTTTCATTTGGCTCCACCCTATGCCAAGATATTTCCCAGGCCGTGAATCGCACTGATTCATGTGCTCGTCATCATGGACCACCAACCCCATCTGCTTTACCACCGGAAGATTGCACTGTGACTCAGTCTAAATCAAATCTCACCGTCTTGAAGACTTTTCCGGAAATGTTATCTCTAGGTGGCTCTGGTGGGTCATCCACCTCTGCCCCAACAACGAAAGGCATTGACCATTCATGCCCTGCATCTTCAGAATTCTCCTGGTGGCAGCCTCATGCCAAGGActctttttcctctaattttGTGCCATCTGATTTCATGGAGGAGCTTCTTACCCTTCattcttctgaggcctctttagGGGGGCACTCTGTGGCCAACATCATACAGCCTGTTAACATCTCTTTTCTCAGCCATGACATTCCGGCACTCCTGGAGAGACAAGTCAAAAGAAGGGGTGATTTCCTGAtgtggaaagaaaatggaaagaaaccagGATCATTCCCAACACAACTTAGGCCAAACTACCAACTAAATTCCTCACGGAATATGTTAACCTCAACTGCTGTTAAGCATGACTTAGCAGAATCCTTTCCTTTTTGGGCCAGTAAAGGCAAACTAGAGTGGCAGCACATCCATCAGCAGCCCCCATATTCTAAGTGTTTTGAGGACCATTTAGAGCAAAAATATGTCCAGCTCTTCTGGGGTCTCCCATCTTTGCACAGCGAGTCTCTGCATCCTACTGTTTTTGTCCAACATGGCCGTTCCTCCATGTTTGTATTCTTCAATGGCATTACAAATACATCTATGTCCCATGAATCCCCAGTACTTCCCCCTCCCCAACCTCTGTTCTTGCCTAGTACCCAACCTCTACCCTTGCCTCAAACCCTGCCCCGAGGTCAGTCCCTACATCTCACTCAGGTGAAGTCCCTGGCTCAACCTCAATCTCCATTCCCAGCCCTACCACCTAGTCCTCTATTCCTGATTAGGGTGTGTGGCGTGTGTTTTCATAGACCCCAGAATGAGGCACGGTCTCTTATGCCATCTGAAATTAATCATCTGGAGTGGAACGTGTTGCAGAAAGTGCAGGAAAGTGTGTGGGGTTTACCCTCTGTGGTTCAAAAATCCCAGGAAGACTTTTGTCCTCCAGCTCCCAATCCTGTATTGGTCAGAAAGTCCTTCAAGGTCCATGTTCCCATCTCCATCATTCCTGGAGATTTTCCACTCAGCTCTGAGGTAAGGAAGAAACTAGAGCAACACATTCGAAAGAGGCTCATCCAGCGCAGATGGGGCCTGCCCCGCAGAATCCATGAGTCTCTGTCATTGCTACGTCCTCAGAACAAAATTTCAGAGCTATCTGTGTCAGAGAGCATTCATGGTCCATTAAATATCTCTTTGGTTGAGGGTCAGAGGTGCAATGTTCTAAAGAAGTCCGCATCAAGCTTCCCTAGAAGCTTCCACGAGAGGAGCTCAAATATGCTTTCCATGGAGAATGTGGGGAATTATCAGGGATGCAGCCAGGAGACTGCCCCAAAAAACCATCTCTTGCATGATCCGGAGACATCTTCAGAGGAGGATCTGAGGTCTAACTCTGAGAGAGACCTAGGAACTCATATGATGCATCTGTCAGGGAATGATTCAGGGGTGAGACTAGGTCAGAAACAACTTGAAAATGCCCTGACAGTACATTTGAGCAAGAAATTTGAGGAAATCAATGAGGGTCGAATGCCTGGGACTGTGCATAGTTCATGGCACTCAGTCAAGCAGACAATATGTCTTCCTGAGAAATCCCACAGCCAAATTAAACATCGAAATTTGGCAGCATTGGTGAGTGAGGACCACCGCGTTGATACCTCCCAGGAGATGTCCTTCCTTAGTTCCAACAAACAAAAGATGTTGGAAGCCCATATTAAATCTTTCCATATGAAGCCCATATTAAATCTTTCCATATGA
- the SPATA31D4 gene encoding spermatogenesis-associated protein 31D4: MENILCFLNSYTETGLSPDSHCLDIDLNFICLSGLGLFILYLFYMVLTLYSSPTEKNNDTQKHQGRARRKRKSVTFKDRKSLQKEAEEERKLHSFLKSFGPPVSCSPLGQHHDTTLFRRLLCPDPVCRVCNRATADIQRLLSWESLKDAAPSVSPLASSASGAESSFTLASTPSATTPEDLILSSRPKPSPPPPLILSPDLITTLADLFSPSPLRDPLPPQPVSPLDSKFPIDHSPPQQLPFPLLPPHHIERVEPSLQPEASLSLNTIFSFGSTLCQDISQAVNRTDSCARHHGPPTPSALPPEDCTVTQSKSNLTVLKTFPEMLSLGGSGGSSTSAPTTKGIDHSCPASSEFSWWQPHAKDSFSSNFVPSDFMEELLTLHSSEASLGGHSVANIIQPVNISFLSHDIPALLERQVKRRGDFLMWKENGKKPGSFPTQLRPNYQLNSSRNMLTSTAVKHDLAESFPFWASKGKLEWQHIHQQPPYSKCFEDHLEQKYVQLFWGLPSLHSESLHPTVFVQHGRSSMFVFFNGITNTSMSHESPVLPPPQPLFLPSTQPLPLPQTLPRGQSLHLTQVKSLAQPQSPFPALPPSPLFLIRVCGVCFHRPQNEARSLMPSEINHLEWNVLQKVQESVWGLPSVVQKSQEDFCPPAPNPVLVRKSFKVHVPISIIPGDFPLSSEVRKKLEQHIRKRLIQRRWGLPRRIHESLSLLRPQNKISELSVSESIHGPLNISLVEGQRCNVLKKSASSFPRSFHERSSNMLSMENVGNYQGCSQETAPKNHLLHDPETSSDEDLRSNSERDLGTHMMHLSGNDSGVRLGQKQLENALTVHLSKKFEEINEGRMPGTVHSSWHSVKQTICLPEKSHSQIKHRNLAALVSEDHGVDTSQEMSFLSSNKQKMLEAHIKSFHMKPILNLSI, translated from the exons ATGGAGAATATCCTCTGTTTTCTGAACAGCTATACTGAGACAGGGCTGAGCCCTGACTCACATTGTTTGGATATTGACCTCAACTTCATCTGCTTGAGTGGGTTGGGGTTGTTTATACTGTACTTGTTCTACATGGTATTGACCCTGTATTCATCACCCACCGAAAAAAATAATGACACCCAAAAG CAtcagggcagagccaggaggaaaagaaaaagcgtGACATTTAAAG ACCGGAAAAGTTTGCAGAAGGaagcagaagaggaaagaaagctaCATTCTTTTCTGAAAAG CTTTGGACCTCCTGTTTCCTGCAGTCCCCTGGGCCAGCATCATGATACCACCCTCTTTCGTCGACTGTTATGCCCAGACCCTGTCTGTCGGGTGTGTAACAGAGCAACTGCTGATATCCAGCGACTGCTGTCTTGGGAGTCCCTGAAAGATGCTGCTCCCTCTGTGTCCCCTTTGGCTTCTTCAGCTTCTGGGGCTGAGTCATCGTTCACTCTGGCTTCCACCCCCTCAGCAACCACTCCAGAAGACCTAATATTGTCCTCTCGGCCTAAGCCCTCTCCACCACCCCCCTTAATTCTCTCACCTGACCTGATCACCACCTTAGCTGACTTATTTTCACCCTCACCACTGAGGGACCCTCTGCCACCACAGCCTGTTTCTCCCTTGGATTCCAAGTTCCCCATAGACCATTCCCCACCCCAAcagcttccctttccccttctcccacCACATCACATTGAGAGAGTGGAGCCCAGCCTCCAACCTGAGGCCAGTTTGTCTCTGAACACCATCTTTTCATTTGGCTCCACCCTATGCCAAGATATTTCCCAGGCCGTGAATCGCACTGATTCATGTGCTCGTCATCATGGACCACCAACCCCATCTGCTTTACCACCGGAAGATTGCACTGTGACTCAGTCTAAATCAAATCTCACCGTCTTGAAGACTTTTCCGGAAATGTTATCTCTAGGTGGCTCTGGTGGGTCATCCACCTCTGCCCCAACAACGAAAGGCATTGACCATTCATGCCCTGCATCTTCAGAATTCTCCTGGTGGCAGCCTCATGCCAAGGActctttttcctctaattttGTGCCATCTGATTTCATGGAGGAGCTTCTTACCCTTCattcttctgaggcctctttagGGGGGCACTCTGTGGCCAACATCATACAGCCTGTTAACATCTCTTTTCTCAGCCATGACATTCCGGCACTCCTGGAGAGACAAGTCAAAAGAAGGGGTGATTTCCTGAtgtggaaagaaaatggaaagaaaccagGATCATTCCCAACACAACTTAGGCCAAACTACCAACTAAATTCCTCACGGAATATGTTAACCTCAACTGCTGTTAAGCATGACTTAGCAGAATCCTTTCCTTTTTGGGCCAGTAAAGGCAAACTAGAGTGGCAGCACATCCATCAGCAGCCCCCATATTCTAAGTGTTTTGAGGACCATTTAGAGCAAAAATATGTCCAGCTCTTCTGGGGTCTCCCATCTTTGCACAGCGAGTCTCTGCATCCTACTGTTTTTGTCCAACATGGCCGTTCCTCCATGTTTGTATTCTTCAATGGCATTACAAATACATCTATGTCCCATGAATCCCCAGTACTTCCCCCTCCCCAACCTCTGTTCTTGCCTAGTACCCAACCTCTACCCTTGCCTCAAACCCTGCCCCGAGGTCAGTCCCTACATCTCACTCAGGTGAAGTCCCTGGCTCAACCTCAATCTCCATTCCCAGCCCTACCACCTAGTCCTCTATTCCTGATTAGGGTGTGTGGCGTGTGTTTTCATAGACCCCAGAATGAGGCACGGTCTCTTATGCCATCTGAAATTAATCATCTGGAGTGGAACGTGTTGCAGAAAGTGCAGGAAAGTGTGTGGGGTTTACCCTCTGTGGTTCAAAAATCCCAGGAAGACTTTTGTCCTCCAGCTCCCAATCCTGTATTGGTCAGAAAGTCCTTCAAGGTCCATGTTCCCATCTCCATCATTCCTGGAGATTTTCCACTCAGCTCTGAGGTAAGGAAGAAACTAGAGCAACACATTCGAAAGAGGCTCATCCAGCGCAGATGGGGCCTGCCCCGCAGAATCCATGAGTCTCTGTCATTGCTACGTCCTCAGAACAAAATTTCAGAGCTATCTGTGTCAGAGAGCATTCATGGTCCATTAAATATCTCTTTGGTTGAGGGTCAGAGGTGCAATGTTCTAAAGAAGTCCGCATCAAGCTTCCCTAGAAGCTTCCACGAGAGGAGCTCAAATATGCTTTCCATGGAGAATGTGGGGAATTATCAGGGATGCAGCCAGGAGACTGCCCCAAAAAACCATCTCTTGCATGATCCGGAGACATCTTCAGACGAGGATCTGAGGTCTAACTCTGAGAGAGACCTAGGAACTCATATGATGCATCTGTCAGGGAATGATTCAGGGGTGAGACTAGGTCAGAAACAACTTGAAAATGCCCTGACAGTACATTTGAGCAAGAAATTTGAGGAAATCAATGAGGGTCGAATGCCTGGGACTGTGCATAGTTCATGGCACTCAGTCAAGCAGACAATATGTCTTCCTGAGAAATCCCACAGCCAAATTAAACATCGAAATTTGGCAGCATTGGTGAGTGAGGACCACGGCGTTGATACCTCCCAGGAGATGTCCTTCCTTAGTTCCAACAAACAAAAGATGTTGGAAGCCCATATTAAATCTTTCCATATGAAGCCCATATTAAATCTTTCCATATGA